A DNA window from Collinsella aerofaciens ATCC 25986 contains the following coding sequences:
- a CDS encoding helix-turn-helix domain-containing protein encodes MDTKTLQKSFGMRCKELRAGLGCSQEQFANLIEMDRSYYASIEVGRRNVSLSNLKKIADVFQITISELMRGVE; translated from the coding sequence ATGGATACGAAGACGCTTCAGAAATCATTCGGCATGAGATGCAAAGAGCTCCGCGCTGGACTCGGGTGCAGCCAGGAGCAGTTCGCCAATTTGATTGAAATGGATCGTTCCTACTACGCGAGCATTGAAGTCGGGCGGCGTAATGTCAGCCTCTCAAATCTCAAGAAGATTGCCGACGTATTTCAAATCACCATTTCGGAGCTCATGCGTGGTGTTGAGTAG
- a CDS encoding ATP-binding protein codes for MPKKYYTRIIENELDQMLGIFGAVLIEGPKWCGKTTTAGTRAASRLLLMDPSRNFENRLRAETDPALAVSGEVPRLIDEWQEVPKLWDAARFECDNRGGEPGQFIFTGSATPRDNERPMHSGAGRFAKLRMDTMTLFELGKSSGAVKLSSIISGEKFNGAFGSLDSASIAECVVRGGWPAAVGRDVLAASAMAKRYIGIVAEEDLSRVDGSRRDPEKVKAVIESLARNESTLATLKTLVADLGGEVSRQTAASYISLLARVSFVRDIPAWNPAMRSPVHLRESKKHHLADPSLAAAALGATPETLLLDFKTLGLLFESLALHDLWVYARANGMSLYHYHDSRDLEVDAVIAAPGGTWIPVEVKLSSAQIEEASDNLVAVEERMVAAGNNPPVSKVAIIGFGSQAYVTDRGVQVVPLDVLAP; via the coding sequence ATGCCAAAAAAGTACTACACTCGAATTATCGAAAATGAGCTCGACCAGATGCTAGGGATATTCGGTGCCGTTCTCATCGAAGGACCGAAATGGTGTGGAAAGACAACCACGGCCGGGACCCGTGCGGCGTCCAGGCTCCTTCTCATGGACCCGTCGCGCAACTTCGAGAATCGCTTGCGTGCCGAGACGGACCCGGCGCTTGCCGTTTCAGGCGAGGTACCGCGGCTGATCGATGAATGGCAGGAGGTTCCGAAACTTTGGGACGCGGCACGGTTTGAGTGCGACAACCGCGGCGGCGAGCCTGGCCAGTTCATATTTACGGGGTCGGCGACACCGCGAGACAATGAGCGGCCGATGCACAGTGGTGCTGGAAGGTTCGCTAAATTGCGCATGGATACCATGACGCTTTTCGAACTTGGGAAATCTAGCGGTGCGGTTAAGCTGTCGAGCATTATTTCTGGCGAAAAGTTCAATGGCGCTTTCGGGTCGTTGGATTCTGCCTCGATTGCCGAGTGCGTTGTTCGCGGCGGATGGCCCGCGGCGGTCGGGCGCGATGTGCTGGCTGCGTCGGCGATGGCAAAACGTTATATCGGCATAGTTGCCGAAGAAGATTTGTCTCGTGTTGATGGCTCTCGACGCGATCCTGAAAAGGTCAAAGCTGTTATCGAATCGCTTGCGCGCAATGAATCCACTTTGGCGACACTCAAGACGCTCGTAGCTGATCTTGGTGGAGAGGTATCGAGACAAACGGCGGCATCGTATATATCTCTTCTCGCTCGGGTCAGCTTCGTTCGCGATATTCCCGCATGGAATCCAGCAATGAGATCTCCTGTGCACTTAAGAGAATCAAAGAAGCATCATCTTGCTGACCCGTCACTGGCGGCTGCTGCGCTCGGGGCGACTCCGGAGACCTTGCTGCTAGATTTCAAGACGCTTGGACTACTTTTTGAATCGTTGGCACTCCATGATTTGTGGGTCTATGCGCGAGCAAACGGAATGAGCCTCTACCACTATCATGATTCTCGTGATTTAGAGGTTGATGCAGTCATTGCGGCTCCTGGCGGGACCTGGATCCCAGTTGAAGTTAAGCTCAGCTCCGCTCAAATCGAAGAGGCATCTGACAATCTTGTTGCTGTCGAGGAACGTATGGTTGCCGCCGGAAACAACCCACCGGTTTCGAAAGTTGCAATCATTGGATTTGGTTCACAAGCCTATGTTACCGACCGCGGCGTCCAAGTTGTTCCGTTGGATGTGCTCGCGCCGTAA
- a CDS encoding plasmid mobilization protein, which translates to MRRSEKVEATLTAEEKEILQRLCDEAGCTEAELIRSVLISRSISLDDLETGKKIEHEKNKALHNCKRKHAPRKSGECGEAIAENAEKRDVSFHVMLTAPEKMAIEQRAAVLGVSVSELVRRSAIYGKIESFNFNVAEAEKLHHELLKEGTNLNQLMYFVNAQGLPAYNEKAVFRTLEKVYQNARKVDRFIEELEKRHHVDYVPHDYLADGPDNRNL; encoded by the coding sequence ATGAGACGAAGTGAGAAAGTCGAAGCGACGTTGACCGCTGAAGAAAAAGAAATTCTTCAGCGCCTCTGCGACGAAGCTGGTTGCACGGAAGCTGAACTAATCCGCTCCGTTTTGATTAGCCGTTCGATTTCTCTCGACGACCTTGAGACCGGAAAGAAAATCGAGCACGAGAAAAATAAAGCGCTGCACAACTGCAAGCGCAAACACGCTCCAAGAAAATCTGGCGAGTGCGGTGAAGCCATCGCCGAGAACGCCGAGAAACGTGACGTTTCATTTCATGTGATGCTGACCGCTCCAGAAAAAATGGCGATCGAACAGCGGGCAGCAGTGCTTGGCGTCTCTGTAAGCGAGTTGGTTCGTCGCAGCGCGATCTACGGAAAGATTGAATCATTCAATTTCAATGTCGCGGAAGCTGAAAAACTCCATCATGAGTTATTGAAGGAAGGAACGAATCTCAATCAGCTGATGTATTTTGTGAACGCCCAAGGTCTTCCCGCGTACAACGAGAAAGCTGTTTTCCGCACGCTCGAAAAGGTTTACCAAAATGCTCGAAAGGTCGACCGATTTATCGAGGAACTTGAAAAGCGTCATCACGTTGACTATGTTCCCCACGACTATCTGGCAGATGGACCAGACAACAGAAATCTTTAA